Below is a window of Tolypothrix bouteillei VB521301 DNA.
TAACCAATAACCAATAACTAAAAATGAGCACTACTCCAGAATCTGTTAAGCAAATGCTTAGCTCGCAAGATTTGGGCGATCGCTTGCGTGCAGTAAATCTTGTTCGTCAATTGGAACCAACTGTAGGTTATGAGTTAATTCAAACTGCTATCAACGACAGCAATTCTCGCGTGCGTTACTCAGCCGTGAGTCAATTAGATACTTTAGGCGACCAAAATTTAGATTTAACCTTAAACGTGTTGCGCGATCGCCTTTTCAACGATCCAGAAGCTGACGTACAAGCAGCTGCAGCAGATTGTTTGGGTGCGCTTAAGCTACAGGAAGCTTTTCAAGATTTACAACAGGTTTACCGCACAACCAAAGAATGGATTGTTCAATTGAGCATTATTGCTGCACTAGGAGAGTTAGGCGATCCAAGAGCCTTTGAGTTGCTCAAAGAAGCACTTGCTTCCAATAATGAGCTAGTCATTACGGCTGCAATTGGTTCTTTAGGAGAGTTAGGCGATCCACAAGCAGTTCCCCTTTTGGTTCCGTTTGTTACAAATCCAGATTGGCAAGTTCGCTACAGACTCGCGCAAGCTTTAAGGCGTTTGGGTAGTGCAGATGCCAAATCTGTGTTAGAAACTTTGGCAAAGGATGAAATCGAAGCTGTCGCAACAGAAGCGAAAAAGTCTTTGAACGAGTCTTAATACCTTTCAATATTGGATTCAGCAGAGGTAGGTTGGGTTAAGCAACGAAACCAACCTAAAGTCTTATTCTGTCTCGTTCCCAGCCTCCAGACTGGGAACCAGTCAGGACAAGGGTTGTGTCTTAACAAGCGTGCCATTCGCAACGAAACCCAACAATTCCATTCAATATTGGATTCAGCAATCATCTATTTGGTATAGTCAATCCTTCACTTGTTGATAGCAGCATGCTACCTGTCCACCACATCGTAGATTGGTGTTGATGGGTGGTACCCACCTTACTACGACTACCGAGTTCGCCTTAAAATATTGGGTGGTTGAGGCTCGTAGGAGTGGAGGGGCGCTCTGGAGAAAAACGCTTCAAACAGCACGTCTCGACATAAATTGTGACTAACACTATTTGTTTTATCAGAGCAAGATCGCCCATCGAGATCGATCGGTCTCAAATTTTCCATGTTTACTGAGTATATTTTTATACTAGTACTTTTATAAAAATATACCAAAGATTAGTACAAATTTTTCTAGCACTTTATCGGAAAACCACAGCAATTTGGGCTCGATTTTTTGAGGAAATAAGAAGATTTTGAGAGATTGAGAGGCGCGATCGCAAAATTTATTTGGGCTTCAACTTCTTTTATCCTATTACCAGACAAGATTTCAACCAAATTATGTTTTTGAGGTAAAGCATAAAGTACCTATTAAAAAATTACTTACGTAATGCGAAACGAAATTCAGTAATACTATCAACTTCAAACGGAAATTTAAAAATTCAACTCATTTTAATTATTAGGGATTTTTACTGATAAAAAGACGAACGTAAATATCAAAATCAAGATTTTATCAATTCTGATTTTTAGACTTCCCGATTGAAAAAAAGATAGCTAAATTAGTGAATGTAAAGAGGCGGGCAAAAAATTAAAACTGCTGCCCGTAACTAATAGGGCTAATCTAATCGGGAGCAAGTTATGCAAAAGTTAAAGTTAGTAGCGGCAACAATTCTGGGAACAAGTTTGAGTATGGGTCTAGCTGCTGCAATGCCAGCCGCTCATGCTGTTTCTTTAATTCCTCAGCAAGAGGGTGAAATTGACTTAACAAACATGAATTGTATTGTTGCGAATCAGAACTGCATTCAAACACAAGGTTACACAGTAAAAAGCTTAGATTTTAACCAAGACTTTAAAGATGATGGATTGAACAAAGAATTTGGACTTAGCCGTCTATTTGTTGATAAAAACGCTACCGAGAATAACTGGGGACCTGGTAACCAAATCAAGTTTACATTGAAAGATGAGGGAACAAATCCTATCTCCGATCAGTACTGGTTCCGTCCCGTCGCTTACGATGCTACAGGTAAAGTGATTGAAAATGGTCGATTGGAAGTTGGTAAGTTCTTATTTACTTTGGATAAGGCTTATCAAGAAGTATCATTGGACTTCTTTGATGTAGAAGATAACTTGTTTTCTGGTATTGTAGAAGTCAACGGACAAAGCGTAAATAACCTGCTTGCAGGTGCAGGCAAGAAAGATGATGCTTCTACCAAGAGCTTAAAATTGACAAATGTCTCCTCCTTTGTCATTCAATTAGGCAACCCCGGTAGGAACTATGGTGCAGCTGGTAGTGCATTGGCAAAGACTTCATTCTCAACTGGTGACGGTGTCCGGTTGTCTGGGCTAGGAGTAACAAAAGCAGTACCCGAACCAACAACTACCTTAGGCTTGGGTGCAATGGCAGTAGCTGGTTTGTTGGGCTTGCGTCGTAAAAAAGTGTCTCAAGTTGGTTAATTAAGGTTCTGCATAAACCAATTGTTAACCTCTTATCAACCACAAGTCTTGGATGAGATAATCAGAAGCCTGTCTTCACAGGTTGCTTTTTAAAAACCTGGTATTCGGGCATTGATTAAAACCCGCCGAAGCGGGTTTTATTTCTTTTTATAGCTTTTTAAGAACCAAAAACCTGCGACCAAGTGGTGACAAGAAAAGTCACAACAGCTCCAATTGCCAACAATCCTTGAATCAAATTTCCAAGTATTGTACCGACCACTATTCCAATCCCGGCTTTAATAGCGATCGCTACATCATGTCTGTAAAGGTACTCACCGATAATTGCTCCTAAAAGAGGTCCCAACAACATCCCCAATAATGGACCGCCAACAGGTAAAGCAGGCAATAATCCGAAAAAGCCCAGCAGCAATCCTACCATTGCTCCAATTTGTCCCCATTTGCTAGCACCTGCTTGTTGTGCTCCTATGTAACCTGCTAAAAAATCAACTCCTATACTTAGAAGTAAAACAATAACAGTAACAATAAGCGGTATTTTTATAGCTGCGAAGGAACCACTGACAAAGCCCCAAATGATAATCCCAATTAAAATTAAGCTTGCTCCAGGAAGAGCAGGAATAACTGCACCCGCAATACCTACAAGCATTAGGGCAATGATTAAAACGTAAAGAATTGTCATAATTGCTAATGGCTAATGGCTAATGGTTAATGGCTAATGGTGAGTCTAGAGAAACTAGGCGGTAAGTCCAGTGCTGCAGGCGGGTTTCCCGCGCCCACCGGGACTGGCGAACAAGGGAGGAGTTTCCCACGACCACCGGGACTGGCGAACAAGGGAGGGCTATGGCTAATTGCGATCCTTGCCATTAGCAATTAGCAATTAGCTATTAGCTATTAGCCATTAGCACTTTCAAGCGTAACAGCTAATTTATCTGCTATTCCAGCAATCCAGTTTTCATCTTGTTTGGTGTAGCTTCGAGGAGCATTTGCACCTAAGATAAGGACTCCTTCTTTACCAATAGGTTGACAAATGACACCTTGAGTATTCTCTGGTAAATAATCAAATTCAACTCGTCCTGGGTAGACTTTTAAATCTACCAAATACACCGGCTTTTGTTTTTCTAGCACTCTGTTGAGTATTGCTCCGGGTACTACGTCTGATTTCTCAGCTAAAATTCCCCTGCGTAACAAAACTTTACGTTCATAATAAATAACGAGCGATCGCGTCACCGTATTAGTTAACAACAAATGCGATGCCCAAGCTAGTTCTGTTTTTACAGTTTCCGGTAAATCTGGGGCTAAAACAAAACCTTCTTCACCTACAAGTTGAACCGCATCGGGAGTTCGCGGTTGAACTTGTTGCCATAGTAAACCGATCAAAATTAATACAGCACTTAATATGACACCAAGTACATCCGCACGTGCTTGAGAATCAGTTATGTCTGGTGTCAGTAACCGATTAATCAACAGAAGCACAGCGCCTAACCCACCCACTACGATAGGTAGACGCCGCAAAACGTCATTTGTCATTGGGGATTGGGGATTGAGGATTGGGGATTGGTTGTGTGAGTTATTCTACCTTGTCTACCTTGTCTCCCTTGTCCCTCTACTCTTCTCCTGGTTCAATTATCCGTTGAAACAAATAACCAGTTCCTCGTGCTGTCAGTATTAATTCTGGGTTACTGGGGTCATCTTCTAGTTTTGCTCGCAGGCGAGAGATATGCACGTCAACAACGCGGGTGTCCACATGGCGTTCTGGCGTGTATCCCCATACTTCTTGCAAAATTTCCGAACGGGAAAAAGCTTCGCCCGAACGGCTCACTAGCAGTTCTAGCAAGCTAAACTCCATACCTGTTAGGCGAATGCGTTCGTCACCTTTATAAACTTGCCGCTTGTTCGTATCAATTTTAATATTGCCTACATGAATGACACCGGAACTGGGAATCCCGGAAGCGCCCGTTTTGTCTACTCGCCTCAGAACTGACCGAATGCGGGCTTCCAACTCTTTGGGGGAAAAGGGCTTAACTACGTAATCATCAGCACCTAACTCCAAACCCGTGATTCGATCTGCCACATCTCCCAAGGCGGTTAGCATAATAATGGGCACGTCCGATTCCTTGCGTAATTCTTGGCATACCCCGTAGCCATCTAGCTTTGGCATCATTACGTCAAGGACGACTAGGTCTGGATCTGCTTTGCGAAACGTGTCCAACGCTTCTTCTCCATCACCTGCTGTCACTACGTCATAGCCAATCATGGAAAGGCGTGTTTCCAAAATCCGACGAATGCTGGCTTCGTCATCTACTACCAGAATTTTTTCTTTATGACTTTCCAAGTTTCTCAACTCTCCTTAACTAAAATTTTTGATGCTTAATTTTTAGTACCATAGTATTAAGATATCATTTCACAATTTGAATGGAAAAAACCTGCATCTACTACCATTATTCAATTTCACTTTCCTCAAAAACTTAAGCAAAAATTAAGATAAGATATAATAAATGCCAAAGCAAAAGACATATTACGTTTGTAGCGAATGTGGCTCGGAATCCCCTCAATGGTTTGGTAAGTGTCCGGCTTGCGGCACTTACAACTCTTTAGAAGAGCAACTTGCTATTCAGTCATCGACAGATATACCAAGTCGGGGGATAAGTGGATGGCACCAACAGGCAGGAAATGCAAAACCTACAGCTAAGCCCGCAAAACCGCGTGCTTCTCTAACATTTGACCAAATTAGCGATCGCCAAGTGACTCGTTGGGCTTCTGGCTATGAAGAACTCGATAGAGTCCTTGGCGGCGGTGTTGTTCCCGGTTCGATGGTTCTTATAGGTGGCGATCCGGGAATTGGAAAATCAACTCTACTGTTGCAAGTATCAAGCGAATTGGCGCAGAGATACCGCATCCTCTATGTCTCTGGAGAAGAGTCAGGACAGCAAGTCAAACTCAGAGCCTCTCGATTGGGTGTCTCAAAATCCCTTAGTTTAGTTAGCGCTGAGAATGACAACGAAAATGGTAATAGCGAAACAGCTAAAGAAACGGCGATTCAGGTAACGCAGCCGTCTGAAGAAACTAGAGACGCCGATCTGTACGTA
It encodes the following:
- the nblB gene encoding phycobilisome degradation protein NblB — encoded protein: MSTTPESVKQMLSSQDLGDRLRAVNLVRQLEPTVGYELIQTAINDSNSRVRYSAVSQLDTLGDQNLDLTLNVLRDRLFNDPEADVQAAAADCLGALKLQEAFQDLQQVYRTTKEWIVQLSIIAALGELGDPRAFELLKEALASNNELVITAAIGSLGELGDPQAVPLLVPFVTNPDWQVRYRLAQALRRLGSADAKSVLETLAKDEIEAVATEAKKSLNES
- a CDS encoding LEVG family PEP-CTERM protein, which translates into the protein MQKLKLVAATILGTSLSMGLAAAMPAAHAVSLIPQQEGEIDLTNMNCIVANQNCIQTQGYTVKSLDFNQDFKDDGLNKEFGLSRLFVDKNATENNWGPGNQIKFTLKDEGTNPISDQYWFRPVAYDATGKVIENGRLEVGKFLFTLDKAYQEVSLDFFDVEDNLFSGIVEVNGQSVNNLLAGAGKKDDASTKSLKLTNVSSFVIQLGNPGRNYGAAGSALAKTSFSTGDGVRLSGLGVTKAVPEPTTTLGLGAMAVAGLLGLRRKKVSQVG
- a CDS encoding DUF456 domain-containing protein: MTILYVLIIALMLVGIAGAVIPALPGASLILIGIIIWGFVSGSFAAIKIPLIVTVIVLLLSIGVDFLAGYIGAQQAGASKWGQIGAMVGLLLGFFGLLPALPVGGPLLGMLLGPLLGAIIGEYLYRHDVAIAIKAGIGIVVGTILGNLIQGLLAIGAVVTFLVTTWSQVFGS
- a CDS encoding cofactor assembly of complex C subunit B encodes the protein MTNDVLRRLPIVVGGLGAVLLLINRLLTPDITDSQARADVLGVILSAVLILIGLLWQQVQPRTPDAVQLVGEEGFVLAPDLPETVKTELAWASHLLLTNTVTRSLVIYYERKVLLRRGILAEKSDVVPGAILNRVLEKQKPVYLVDLKVYPGRVEFDYLPENTQGVICQPIGKEGVLILGANAPRSYTKQDENWIAGIADKLAVTLESANG
- the rpaB gene encoding response regulator transcription factor RpaB, producing the protein MESHKEKILVVDDEASIRRILETRLSMIGYDVVTAGDGEEALDTFRKADPDLVVLDVMMPKLDGYGVCQELRKESDVPIIMLTALGDVADRITGLELGADDYVVKPFSPKELEARIRSVLRRVDKTGASGIPSSGVIHVGNIKIDTNKRQVYKGDERIRLTGMEFSLLELLVSRSGEAFSRSEILQEVWGYTPERHVDTRVVDVHISRLRAKLEDDPSNPELILTARGTGYLFQRIIEPGEE